ATCGAAGAAGAGTGGGCCATCATTTGGATTAGTGAAAAGTTCGAAGACTCCATTAGGATTCCAGCCTAATGTCAGTTCTATGTTCATATGGCATAGTCCCTTTTTTGTTGTCACcttcaaaataaacaaaacaaattaagattGTTGTTCTTTAGAAAAGAGCTTTCGTCAAGCCTAGGTAGTTTCCTTgccaatttctttttttttttcaaaaacaaggCCATCTAAAGTGCAGTTGATTTCTCAGACCCTTTCAAGccaaatatacataaaatccGAGAATCCTTTcctccgtttttttttttttgcgagAATTGTTTCTCGGATGTTGAATCTACCAATTCGTTTTAGGAATCCTAgctagtaaaaaaaagaaaagaaattgaacTCATTTTCTTAGGGAAGTTAACATATTTTCGAGGTCACTCCTAGTATTATCTCTTGTGTTAATACTATTAACATACATCAATAAACTCAATACTTTCAAGTTCACAATATTGGCATGGTTTTAGAGCCAAGTTTAACCCTAGAGAATATGCTAACTTCCGTAATAAGATaagtaaattttcttttctttttttttactaggATTCTCCTAGTAATTCTTTCTAAAATAAGTATTGAGATGTTGTTAGGCTATTTGCTTTTGTTACCTTGACCTTCGGAGGGGCATCATACCATGGATGCTTCTTCTCTGAAGCACTCCAAAGTTCATATTGCTTCTTCATTTCCTCTTTGTCATAGACTAGTTCTTGATTATTACTATCTTTCTCTGACTCTGAATTAGTATTAACATCCACAAATCTTTTGGACTCACCCTACAATAACGAACATAATTTATAATAGTTTATACTAATTTGACTTGTCGAGTTCTAAGAATGATGGAAATGAAACTGACCTTAGGAGGTTCTTGAATGTTCTGATTTATCCAGCCATCAAATCCAGAAAATACCCTCATTTTGCTCTGAAGTTTTGGTCCACAAACGATGTTTACCTAATCAGACAGAACAAGAGCATAAAATAGTACGTTTGTATATATTGTGGATTGAGTAATAAAAGTTTGgttcaaatttagaaaatttcaatataaaactgaaataatGGTGTACGTTAGGTTTTACGTGTGGAGAAACAAAGTAGTAGGCAGCTTCATTCTCGTGAGTTTTACGTATTGAATAAACAAAGAAGTTATTTCCcttattttgtatgtatttaGTAGTCGAGAGGTCGATAAATTGAAGACTGATGCGTGCCCTCGCGGAATCAGGATTAGTCAACTTGACTTACTAGTCGGATTGCTTTGATCggaatttctttttctaaagaTGATCCGTCGGGATCAAATATGGACCGCTCCACTCTGCTTAATATTCCGGTTAATTTAGGTATTGACTgctttaaatttaattaccTGGCGGTGGGTACTAGTTTGTGTTGTATTTGCCATGTTAGCTGCTTGAGATCTTTATGATATTGTTTGAGTATATTGAATGACGAGTGTCAAGTATCCACATTAGCTGTCCCAAAGGCTTGTtcagtttattttattagtttaatgGTAAcctttttaccaaaaaaacaacaaaaatattcacataaaCAAGATACCTAAAAATATACTTGATATGGTTTTGTAGtactaaaaaattatgaattttatattttcccCTATTAGAATTCCCTTTTGAATAAACTGTTTACCGAGATAagttttatattgttttgtttatttcgaTTTTGGGGCTTTTCAAACTTCTCGTAAAGTGGTACCCGCTTTTCTAAGATCTTCGAGCAGAATCTTGGTGGTTCTGATGGTGATCCCACGAATGATCCAAGAAACCGGTGGTCgattaagaagagaagaaggctCAAAAATCTGCTCCATTGTAACTTTTGACCCAACTTTTCCTTGTCCACCGCTACATATTTTGTATTCTTCTCGACTTTTTGGCGACCTTGACTTGCACAAGCGTTCCTGATCTACGTAATCTGGCTCAACTTTCCAGCTACCCTTGAACACTTTCATTaacatcattttctttgtcGTATATTTTGCCTATATGCAAGATTTATTGATCAAACACTAGTTAATACATCCAAAACTGAACAAATTAAACAACTGATTTTCTTAGAGGATATCTGTAAGCTTTCTTACTGTTAGATTCTTATGGTTTTCGTGAATTATAAGATGTATTGGGATATCTACTGAACACCCAAGAAAGTTCCAGGACAAAGCTTTTTCCACCTCCGTGGTCTGCCTTGGTCCATCCTTCTTCAAAAcctttgttgatttgttttccttcaTTAGAAAAAAGACCACACTCTCAATTCTTGCTTCAATTAACTAATACTCAGTTTACAACTATATTAAAATGACATACCAAACGTTGGCGCCCGGCCTTATCCTCTTTGAAGAAAGGAAAGTTGTTTGGATTAGTGAACATCTCATAGACTGCTTCAGGAGGCAATCCCAATTTGAATTCTATGTTCAAATGGCAAAGacacttttttgttgtcaccttaaaacatccaaaaatgtaacaaactttttagatattttctcTTAATGTTAGTAACTCCTCTTAAAGGcaataaaaaactaaaaggtattgagattttgtttgcAAATTTGGTCTTTACCTTCACCTTAGCTGGAGCATCATACCATGGATGTTTTTTCTCAGCAGCTCTCCAAAGTCTTGATTCCTTCTTTACCTCAGCTAAGTCATAATATTTAGGATCTACCGCCCACACAGAATTAGATGCAGGGCTCTTGGACTCGacctacaacaacaaacactATTCTACATTTGATTTGACTTCCTTGAGTTCTGTGATTATAGAAATGAAACTGACCTCATGAGGCTCTTCAACATGAGGATTGATCGACCCACTAAATCTAGGAGTTACActcattttgtttctcaaagtttAGTCCAAAACTATATTATCCTAATCAGAGtaatagaaaatgaaagagaactCGAAAGAAACGTATAAGAAGGCACAAGGGAAAACTAAAACGTGCAGCTCAAATTTTATGAGTTTCTGACGTACAGGGCTCCTACATGAATcctaaattctaaattttccTCTTGTCCCTTCAAGTCAAATTATTTCacaatttagaaaaattaaatggaatcatttattttcaatattcagaagatttaaaaacttatttccGTCTACTCACAAAAGAAGCTATCATCCCATGATTGAAGTTACCTTTAaaaaattttgacttttttttttttttggacatcACTACAATTGGTTTATAGGTTATAGGTTTTTGGGTTATTTAGAATTCTTCGTTGTTTTTGAactctatttatttttatttatttgggaATTAAGAGTTTTGTCCTTAATTTCAGTTGGTTTTATTTGAGTATATAGAGATCAAAGGGTGTTGAGATGAAACATTTTTGTGATCATTAAAAACATGCTTTTGACAAGAAGCAGTTTCCGTACCATTCACGTCGTGACTCATTCACGTCGTGACTCATTCACGTCGTGACTCATTCACGTCGCGACTCATCCGGTTGAACCGTTTACATGCTTTGACGTTGTATAAGATATATTGGTAAAGAGCTTTGTTAGAACTTACAACATACTTATGTGTGACCATTTAGGTTAGCGTTTTTCATCTTTGTTGCTTGATGTCTTTATAACATCGTTATCTAGAGACTCACTCTCGTAGTACAACACTCGCATGTTGAAGCATTTTGAGCAGGGTTTTTGTGGTCCTGATGGTGATATCACGAATGAACCAAGAAATTGGTGGCAGATTAAAAGGAGGATATGGCTGAAAATATTGGTCCATTGTTACTTTCGATCCAACCCTTCCTTGTCCGCCACTacattttttgtattcttgtAGACTCTTCGGCTCCCTTTGCTTGCACAAACGTACTGAATCTACATATAGTGGCTCTATCTTCCAGTTACCTTCGAAAACTTTCATGaacatcattttctcttttttatattttgccTGTCCTCAACAAGCAAAACATATCTAAGTTAAATTTTACCAATACAAAATAAAGATAGTGATGTTTATCAGAACAAACATACAGAAATATTGATTATTGTCAGGGGTTAGAGAAGCTTCTTACTGTAagatcttttttgtttacatcGACAATTAGATTTATCGGAAATTCTCCAGACCACCATAGAAAGTCCCATGCCACAGCTTTCTTCAATCTCACAATCTGCCTCGGTCCATCCTTCTTCAAAAcctttcttgatttggttgCCTTCATCAGAAAATATCACACTCTCAAGTACTACTATAAATAACACCACATTCAAAACATACAATGATATAGGAAAAAACCAGAAGCGGGCGGCCATTCATGTCCATAAAAGTTCGTAGACTCCATCAGGAGTCAAGCCCAATGTCATTTCTATGTTCATATGACAAAGACCCTTTTTTGTTGTAACCttgaaacatcaaaaatataagaaaaattttAAGCTCTTTTCTTCACCAATTCCTTAAAAGATCCAAGTATTGAGATTTTGTTATCTGATTTGCTATTGTTACCTTCACCTTAGGAGGTGCATCATACCATGGATGCTTCTTCTCTGCAGCTTTCCATAGTTCATTTTGCCTCTTGGTTTCCTCTTCGTCATAATTTAGTCCTTCCTCATTATTAGTATCTTTCTCTGACACTGAATTAGATTTAACATTCTTAGATCTCCTGGACTCAgcctacaacaacaaacagagtttattttgttatattttcagGTTCTCTGATATATTGATGGAAATGAAAGTGACCTTAGGAGGCTGTTGGATGTTCTGATTGATCCAGCCACCAAATCCAGGAAATACACTCATTTCTTTCTGAATTTCGTTACCACAAACGGATACTCACTCACCTGATCAGAGCAAATGCAAATGAGGATCAAAACAGTATCTATTAATCTATTATGGTTCGATGAATCTTAGATTAAAGCTTGATTCtgatttagaaagaaaaaaaaaatcaagatgaAACTGAGATAATGGTGCATGTACGTTATGTTTTACGTaaggagaaacaaaagaaatggcCATGCAGCTCCATTCTCGTGAGTTTTACGtattg
This sequence is a window from Arabidopsis thaliana chromosome 1 sequence. Protein-coding genes within it:
- a CDS encoding OBP32pep protein (unknown protein; LOCATED IN: chloroplast; EXPRESSED IN: petal, leaf whorl, sepal, flower; EXPRESSED DURING: 4 anthesis, petal differentiation and expansion stage; CONTAINS InterPro DOMAIN/s: Protein of unknown function DUF220 (InterPro:IPR003863); BEST Arabidopsis thaliana protein match is: Domain of unknown function DUF220 (TAIR:AT1G23660.1); Has 270 Blast hits to 130 proteins in 12 species: Archae - 0; Bacteria - 0; Metazoa - 0; Fungi - 0; Plants - 270; Viruses - 0; Other Eukaryotes - 0 (source: NCBI BLink).); its protein translation is MSVTPRFSGSINPHVEEPHEVESKSPASNSVWAVDPKYYDLAEVKKESRLWRAAEKKHPWYDAPAKVKVTTKKCLCHLNIEFKLGLPPEAVYEMFTNPNNFPFFKEDKAGRQRLENKSTKVLKKDGPRQTTEVEKALSWNFLGCSVDIPIHLIIHENHKNLTAKYTTKKMMLMKVFKGSWKVEPDYVDQERLCKSRSPKSREEYKICSGGQGKVGSKVTMEQIFEPSSLLNRPPVSWIIRGITIRTTKILLEDLRKAGTTLREV